Part of the Labilibaculum antarcticum genome, CTTAGTTATTGGTGACTTCAATACATTTGAATTTAATGAGAATGTATTTGGTGCAATCGTTCAGTATCCTGCTTCAAACGGAAGTGTTGAAGATTATTCAGGTTTTGTTGAGCGTGCTCATCAGGCTGAAGCTTTGGTTTCAGTTTCTGCTGATTTAATGAGTTTGGTGCTGTTAACACCTCCAGGTGAATGGGGCGCTGACATTGTTGTTGGTACATCTCAACGTTTTGGTGTTCCAATGGGATATGGCGGACCTCATGCTGCATATATGGCTTGTCGCGATGCTTACAAAAGAAATATACCAGGACGTATTATTGGTGTAACCAAGGATGCTCAGGGGAATAATTCTTTGCGTTTGGCTTTACAAACTCGCGAGCAACATATAAAACGTGAAAAGGCGACTTCTAATATCTGTACTGCTCAGGCTTTACTGGCAACAATGGCTAGTTTCTATGGCGTGTATCATGGTCAGGAAGGTTTGAAGAGAATTGCTATGCACATTCATTCTGCTGCAGGTATTTTATCTGAAGGATTAAAATCCTTAGGTTATAATCAAACTGTTGAAAACTTCTTTGATACTTTACAAGTTGTGATTCCCGCTGGAGTTTCTGTTGAGGAAATCCGTAAGGCAGCTTTGGAAGCTGAATTCAATTTTAATTATATCAACGAAAGTTTGATTGGAATTTCAATTGACGAAAAAATTAGTGCCGATGAATTAAGTACTATTCTATGCATTTTCGCAAAAGCAGCAGGCAAAGCTGAAGTTGTTGTGGAGGAAATTGAAGATAAAATTTCATTCGATTCAAAATATACAAGAACAAGCGAATTTTTAACTTATGATGTATTTAAGCGTTACCGTTCCGAAACGGCTTTGATGCGTTACATTAAAAGCTTGGAGAAGAAAGATATTGGATTGAATACATCTATGATTTCTTTAGGTTCATGTACAATGAAGCTAAATGCGGCAGTTGAAATGTTGCCAATTAGCTGGCCGGAGATTGGTGGGATTCACCCATTTGTTCCTATTGATCAGGCTCTTGGTTATAAAGAAATTATTGAAGATCTGGAAAAATGGCTTTCGGTTATTACCGGATTTGCAGGATGTACTTTGCAGCCAAATTCAGGTGCTGCAGGTGAGTATACCGGATTAATGGTGATCCGCGAATATCATATTTCAAGAGGTGAAGGTCACCGAAATGTTGTTTTAATTCCATCGTCGGCTCACGGAACAAACCCAGCTTCGACAACTATGGCTGGAATGAATGTTGTGATCGTGAAATGCGATGAGAACGGGAATGTAGACTTTGCGGACTTAAAAGAGAAAGCAGAAAAGCATAAAGATGATTTGTGTGCTTATATGATCACATATCCATCTACACATGGTGTATTCGAGACAGGAATTAAAGAAATGATGAATCTGATTCACGAAAACGGCGGACAGGTTTACATGGATGGAGCGAATATGAATGCTCAGGTTGGCTTGACTAATCCGGGGACTATTGGCGCTGATGTTTGTCACTTGAATCTTCATAAGACATTTGCAATTCCTCATGGTGGGGGTGGACCTGGTGTTGGCCCAATTTGTGTGGCTGAACATTTGGTGCAATTTTTACCCTCTCACAAATTTGTGAAAACAGGTGGCGAAAATGCAATTACGGCTGTTGCTGCGGCTCCATTCGGGTCGGCAAGTGTATTGCCAATTACTTATGGATACATTGCCATGTTAGGTGCTGATGGATTGGAGGAAGTTACAAAGATGGCTATCTTGAATGCCAATTATTTAGCTTCGTCATTCGAGAAGTTAGGATTTAAAATCCTTTATAAAGGAGCAAATGGTCGTGTAGGTCATGAGATGATCTTTGATTGTCGTGAGTTTAATAAATCAGTAGGTATTACAGATACTGATATTGCTAAACGATTGATGGATTATGGTTTTCACGCCCCAACATTGTCGTTCCCTGTTCATGGAACATTAATGGTTGAGCCTACAGAAAGTGAGCCGTTGGAAGAAATGGATCGTTTTATTGAAGCATTGGCGAAAATCAATGAAGAAATGAAAGAGATCGAAGATGGCGTAGCCGATGTTTCTGATAATGTATTGAAAAATGCACCTCATACGCATATGGTATTAACTGCAGATGAGTGGAATCATACATACAGTCGTAAAAAAGCGGCTTATCCATTAGCTTGGGTAGCTGATAATAAATTTTGGCCTTCGATAGGCAGAGTAGATGATGCTTTTGGTGATCGGAATTTAATGTGTACATGTGCTCCATTGGAAGCGTATATGGAAGAACATATCAATGTTGACTAAGTAGTCAAAATAATATAAAAAGGTAAGAATCCGGTGAGTTAATTCTCATCGGATTTTTTTATATATAAGTGCAAACTTGTGGACGCAAAAAAGGAGGCTGCCCCGGCCTCCTTTTATTGTTCTATTACTAACCCTAAAATTTAACTATGAAAATAATGAATTGAATAAATTCACTAAATCTACCTTTTTTTACGTGAGAGTTGTGAAAA contains:
- the gcvP gene encoding aminomethyl-transferring glycine dehydrogenase, with the translated sequence MATEKFVSRHIGPRNGDIKTMLETVGASSLEALIDETIPSGIRLEKTLDLPKALSEYEYLSKIKRIAAKNKVYRTFIGQGYYDTITPAAILRNVLENPGWYTPYTPYQAEVSQGRLEALLNFQTMILDLTKMELANSSLLDEATAVGESMYMMQALRSRAKKKAGANQFFVDENVFAHTLDVLTTRAIPLGIDLVIGDFNTFEFNENVFGAIVQYPASNGSVEDYSGFVERAHQAEALVSVSADLMSLVLLTPPGEWGADIVVGTSQRFGVPMGYGGPHAAYMACRDAYKRNIPGRIIGVTKDAQGNNSLRLALQTREQHIKREKATSNICTAQALLATMASFYGVYHGQEGLKRIAMHIHSAAGILSEGLKSLGYNQTVENFFDTLQVVIPAGVSVEEIRKAALEAEFNFNYINESLIGISIDEKISADELSTILCIFAKAAGKAEVVVEEIEDKISFDSKYTRTSEFLTYDVFKRYRSETALMRYIKSLEKKDIGLNTSMISLGSCTMKLNAAVEMLPISWPEIGGIHPFVPIDQALGYKEIIEDLEKWLSVITGFAGCTLQPNSGAAGEYTGLMVIREYHISRGEGHRNVVLIPSSAHGTNPASTTMAGMNVVIVKCDENGNVDFADLKEKAEKHKDDLCAYMITYPSTHGVFETGIKEMMNLIHENGGQVYMDGANMNAQVGLTNPGTIGADVCHLNLHKTFAIPHGGGGPGVGPICVAEHLVQFLPSHKFVKTGGENAITAVAAAPFGSASVLPITYGYIAMLGADGLEEVTKMAILNANYLASSFEKLGFKILYKGANGRVGHEMIFDCREFNKSVGITDTDIAKRLMDYGFHAPTLSFPVHGTLMVEPTESEPLEEMDRFIEALAKINEEMKEIEDGVADVSDNVLKNAPHTHMVLTADEWNHTYSRKKAAYPLAWVADNKFWPSIGRVDDAFGDRNLMCTCAPLEAYMEEHINVD